The Salvia splendens isolate huo1 unplaced genomic scaffold, SspV2 ctg879, whole genome shotgun sequence nucleotide sequence AGCTTGTCATGACTGGATCTTGTAAGAAGCTGGCAACAGGTGCAGGCTGATCAGGTTAGCAATTGTTTTAAGTAATAGCCTTGTAGTTCACGCAATGTGCTGATTACTTTGAGATTTGGTCGACTAAAAGGGTAACAAACGACTTAAGAATTTGATAATATATGAATTCAACTGATAGTAAGAGCCCTGTCCCATTGTTGAAATAGGAGACTTTTAGGTTGGAATAATTTTAGGACATAGACGCGAACTAATAGATTATCTCTTGGATTGAAAGAGTATGATTCCTATCATAGATtacttaaaattaattaaaaactcATGAACAAAACCTCTTGCTGATCTGTCATGTTTTTCACTCCTAGTCTGGGAACAGTTTTTGGATCGTTGAATTTTGAAGAACTCCGAAGCAGTAAGCCATGAAGGATAAAGTGAAGTGGTTTTACATTTATTTGTATTCATGACAGTCACACAAGCTTCAACTCAAGAGAGATGCAGATATGAGATACTTTATCCCTATTTATGATTTGTTTTGCTATATATAACTCATATAGTTGTGATTTCTGTTTATTGTAGTCAGATCTTTCCGATTCGATGATGTTGGTACCAATTCATCATATTCTTGGCCTTTTTCTAATGGTCGAAGAAATCGTATGTAGTTTTTTCACTCTTGAGAAGTATAATGTTTTTCTTTTACTTCTAAAACGTAATCTTGAGCACTATATAAACTCAAACAGTTTCATAGTAGTTCTGTATAACTTGTTCAGTACATATGAAAAACTGTCAAATAttgtttttttcaaaattttcagcaTCAAAGTGAGTTCAATAGTGAAACGGTGTTGTTTGATGGATAGTTTTTTTAGTATAGAGCTAAAACTGCTTCTAATCAAGATATTTGAGTCATTATTGAATCATTTTGACTCTATAAAATTTGTCTAAatggtttttatttttgttatctaCTGTATTAAGTATTAATCACTATCCCAAGCAATCGGTGTATGTAAATATGTTAGTATGTCTATTGACGAGGGTTGAAGATGCTCGACTTGAAATTGACATCATACATGTATACAAACACATGCATAAAGTTGTCTAAAAagataaaaagggaaaaaagtaaagctaataaaataaatactgaTAAGCATTGGGTTGAAATGTGGGGTCGATTAGTAGCATCGGCGTGCATTCATGTCCTCCACCAAGCCAAGAATTTcactttttgtttttatattttcagttaAGGCAGCTTTTTAATTCACCCAAAATCCATTCTTGTCTTGAAACAATATAGCAACACTCAATACTGTCTCATTGCCAAACATTTCTTGCTTcagtattcatttttttttcttttatataaaaaaaattgtataaaaacTTTCAACAAATGACTAAACAAAGAATTGCAGTGTACTATCATTAAACTAGAAGGATTTCAGAGTGTACTTCAACACATTTAAATAGTCGGTGCACGCCTCAACTccaaacttttttaaaaaaaaaatgtttgtttGAAATTGAAAAGCAATCATAAGGTTGTGTCACTTGTGCTTCAACTTCACTACAAACAATGTCTTCTTGTCCCTCTCTCTCATCTGATGATTACAGCTCCTTCAGGCCAAAAAACTACTCCATCATAAAACACAAGCAAAAAAACAATCACATTATCATTCCATTTGATGTCTCCCTTTCTCTATAAACCCCCCCCCTCTTCACCCCTCTCCTTTTTCAACATGACACACCAAGCCATGTCTAAGTGTGAAAAAATGGCGGCGGGGGACGAGGCCGAAGACCGGGTGAGGGCGGTGAGCTTCGCGGCCGGGACAGCTGCGTTCATGGCTTGCATTGAGCGAGCATTTATGGTGTCTGTGTTCATGCATTGGCGAGTGTGGGCGTTTCTTGCTTTGAATCTCTTGCTCTTAGCTATTCTCTTCACTTCCAAATCGCAAAACACAGAATCCAGCCAAATCCAATCCAAAAATGGCGGTGATGAAGCAGAGATCAAGAGGAGTAAGAAGGCTAGGCATAGGCAGCGCAAGCAACTGCTTCCGACTAGTGGCGGTGCTGCTGAGGAATGCGTTGTGGTGGCGACAGAGGAGGCGCCGCGGGCTGAGGGTGAAGTTGAAGTTGAGAATGGTGAGAATGAGATTGAAGGAAAGTTGGATGAATATGACGAGCTGTCGGAGGAGGAATTGAAGCAGAGAGTGGAGAATTTCATTGCTATGTTTAGGCAGCATTTGATTTGTGATGCTAAGGGTGCCCAAATTGTGGGATGTGCTAATGCGATTGCTTCACGTGTATATTGATTCATCATGTTTTCAAAGTAGTAAccaacatatttttttttagaaTAGAGCTTTTTTTCGAGCTCATGCTTATTACTACTATTCTTTCTGGAGTAAGGTCTCAAAATGGACAATTGTTAGAGTTTTGAATGAGCCTGTGGGCTTTAGTTTGTATACTTTGGAGTGGAAGAGTATAAAGCTATTATACCTGGTTTAAAGTACTTCTACGTGCTAGAAGGAAGGCGTTTTATTGGGGATAATACGACCAAAAGTACTAGCTGAGGCGTTTTgtcttgcaaaaaaaaaaggacATTTTCTGCTCTAACTTacattttgatttgtttttatttttatttttattgtaattttcttttctttggtTGTAGTTATGAAATTAAAGTACGTCATGTACATTAATTAGCCTGCAAATTTATCACAAGCATGATTTAAAAAGTCAAGAGATAAAAAAATGGTTTGAACTTGCTCGAGAGATTTTGATTTTTACTTTTTCAGGGTCATAAAACTCCATCCAAAAGATTAATATTTGGTTAGTTGAAATCTTAGGTGGAACCTAGGGTATAATCTCAAACATATCTTGCTATAAAAACCTGAAGTATATATATCAATAAACCCTCTTTATATCaggactttcttttcgaagaTTAGATAagatttttatctttatttctGAATAGAATTTTATCCTCCATTAGATGCAAGTGTAGACGAATTAGATCGTGCATCAAATTCCGAATCAAAATCGCTTTTAACTCAAAGTGGTTTATCTCAATGTTtctaaatgttttttttgttgtgttCATTTGTAAGATAATAAATTTAACTCAAAGCAATTTTGAGTCGGCATGTTCTAATTTTGATTCGACAcaaagtaataaataaataaagaatatgGTATATGTCCATGCAATAGCTGCAAAATATAATATTCTCAAACAATTAGTTGTATGACATATACTGCTAAAACTTAATGCCACCAGctgattttcattttctttcacTTTCTCATtaataatactcctattttaACTAACAAAAATGAGGTCGTGGACTTTCTGCAACATAAATATCTCATATATCCCCATCTAACAATTAGACTATCAAAAGTAACAAGATTTGCATCATTTAAAGCAAAACTAAGAAATAGGCAAATTAATATCGACATATTGTTCCCCTATTATTTGGTTTTTCGTATGTTCCATAACCATAATATTTTTGCATAACATATTTAGTGTGTAATCTAATACTAAAACAAAGTAGGATAATAGAATGAAATGGAAAAGTTGTATAAATCTGGTTGCAGCTTTATACCTTCTATCAGATTCATGGAATCATGGAGGCGTATATATTTTGTCCTAAAAAGGTTACTAGCCTTGGCAACCCACAAGTAAAGTATATTCATAATACTCAATAGAGATATTTTTCGTTGATGAGCtaaatatttcataaatatactattaattttgtaaatatctGCTGATATAGGAAAATTCAAGAAACCTTTTAGAGCTGACCTTGAATCTAGTGATGTTAACTTGGttgttgttttttaaaaatgtattcacctatttctctcttcttctcttaattaaaaacataaatttaaaaactgCGTCATAGTAAATTCGGATTCGAAACATTTGTTCTCGATCATTAACTATTCTACCACTAGATAAACACATTTAGAAGCCTATTATAGTTCATTCGTCTATAATTTGGCTTAATGAAAATGGGTTCTGTAAATAGCGCACGTCACATGTACAAACCTATTTTAGTTCATTAGCCTATAATTTGGCTTAATTAAAATGGGTTCTGTAAATAGCAAATACTAATCAAATAAGGTAATGTTTACgcctataattttaaatattttttacatATGTATGCACACACTGAAATATGATTTATTTAATGAGCTTTCTTGTGCACGACTGCATTACAACGCTAGCAATAATTTGTGATGGAATTGGATAATTAGTGTATCAACTATCCACCAAAAGTCATATTAATTGAACCACGTATTTAACACTACGGCTAATCATTATTAATCCCAAAGAAAACTGCTTGGAACCAGGCAAATAATTCAACAACCAAATCTTTTCTCCTAAAAAAAGTCTTCTCGTTCCTACCAGATTCATTTTCATTCTATTCTTGAAACCGCCAGATTCTATATGGCCAAGCAATTGAATAGTTGGTTTATTTAGACGAGgagaagaaaaaggaaataggaGTAGGTGTTTTTTTTGGGGGTGGGGATCTTAATCGATTAATAAATAAACTAGTAGGTTTTAATTTATATGCCCTAGCCATGATATCCGACGCATATCTCGGATCTCAGATACACGCGATCCAAATGGATCTGCTGGGTCATTTTCAAGTTCATATTAAAAAGAAACATTccaatatattttataatgatGTTATAAAAAAACTCTAATTATGTGTACATACacaataaatttgaaaataaattgagTCGATTTAGAAAAGCTAGTCCCTCGAAATTAAGAAAATTACGCGAGACATGTCTCAACCATGGTATTTCATTTGACTTTTAAGCTTTACGCATAATGTAGTTCTATTATTGGAATTACGTCTAGCGCACTTCTATTTTTAGAATCACATTCACCCACTTTTGACAATTGAGACTAATTTGAGTTCGAAATATCACAATTATCAGATAAAACAGATGCTTAAATCTTAAATTCGTCATTTGGTAGTTGGGTTGATAGCGTGAACTTTAAAATTTCTGTCCAAATTATTCTATCAAAGATGCGCATAATCTCGCAACTAGATTAAACGCCAGCACATAGACAAGTCATTGAATTCTGAAAAATTCTTCATAGTGACTTCAAATAATTAATGGCGCCTGAATACATGCTCTCATACATATACGAAATTTATAGGATAAAAACTTAAAACCTAGTACATTTTATTTACCATCATAAAATGCTACGAATCTACGATGATTAATCTATTTCCCTCTAACTAAGATTAGTCATATAGGGTGTGCTCGAAAAAATATACTATTGATTGCTCTTATCCTATGTAGTGTATGTGTGCACGCTTTAATATAGGAGTACAATACAATATATAAAGCtttcataaattcaaaattcaacaaTCTTTTGAAAGTGATGCGGATTGCGTTGTTGGCTATTACATGCTGATTTCCCTTTCACACCATAATAACTAAGTTAAAATTCCAATCCATTCCTATTTTTTACTATGCATTGGTAAGAAATAGTCAGATATCAAGGTTTACTTAAAATGGTCTTGGTCGTGGGATGTATGTCCTcactataaaaaatataataaaaccTAGAAGATTGAACGGTTGGAATAGCATATCCCTATCTAAAGCTCTTCCAAATAAAACAATTGCTATTTAAACCAAATGGCCTACAATGTTAATTTCTACGAgtataaattattagtattagatTTTCAAAAGCGTGTAACCCACACACCTAGATATATGATCAACGGTATATCTCCCTCAAAGCACATTACACGGGTAGTACGTGATGAGCACCCCCAATAATCAAACTCTGATTGAGCCATGTGAGGTCCTAATTTGGCTATAGACTCCATTCATCAAACAAACACATTTGACCTtcatcctctctctctctctctctctctctccccttgTGATTACCGATACAACCCCAACTCGAAGAAGGATTCTTTTTTGTCGCATCAGTAGCCTCTTTGCTGCCGGcgataaatacaataataactCCAACCAAAATCCAGAATTTAGTGGGCAAATGTACTAGTACTTTCTATCATGAAAATCATGAGAAATTTCGTAACCAATTTTGACCACATCATTGCTTTGTGACCGGGGCATGGGCAGTTTATTTTTCTCGCCTACATGGAAAGAAAGCGTCGAAGCTGGAAGTCTAAAAGGTTTCGCCGTTGGTTTTTGAGGAAACAGAAGAAAACCGATCAATTTCGGCTTGACGAATTTTCAGGCatagtatatatatttacatatctATGTATGCATTAGTTCTTCTATGGCATATGTCTAACTAATTAGTTGCAGATGGTGGTGAAGACGAGGAAGATTCTACTGACAACTCTGCGGTTTATTCAACCGAGACAGATCCATGCGCTGCAAACGATGAACTGAGGTTGGTTCTCGAACCAACACAAATCTTGATCaagatgtgatttttttatctgTTTTAAATTTGGGTTCATATTTATTTTCAGAGTTTTTGTGGGTACTTGGAATGTGGCGGGAAGGTCACCGGTGGGGAGTTTGGTTGTGCATTTGGATGAATGGCTGAATATCAGAAATGATGCAGTTGACATCTATGTTCTAGGGTATGTCTAAAGTGTAAACTGTCCAAAAACTATAGCCTAagtttcatttttctatttccccAAAGCTAAACTGTTTGATCACTAACAGACTCCAAGAAATTGTGCCGTTGAAGGCGGCGACAGTGATCGGTGCGGAGGATCCAACGGAGGCTACGAACTGGAATCAACTAATAGGAGACACGCTCAATAACAAATATGGAGGTTCATGTCCATGGCTACAACCAATGGTGCATCCCATCAATACCAGTGATGATGTACCCCCCATCTCTAACAGAGACAGCCCACAAACAACACCATTTCCTGCTAAAGACAGTGATAGGTACAGATTGATGGCCAACAAGAAGATGGTTGGAGTCTTTATTAGTGTGTGGATGAGAAGGGAACTGCTCAAGCGCTACGATGTCTCAGGCGTTAAAGTCTGTTCCGTTGCGTGTGGTATAATGGGATTTATGGGAAACAAAGGGTCAGTTTCGGTCAGCATGTCTATAGGGGGGGCTAGTTTTTGCTTCATAGCTGCACATTTGGCCTCTGGAGAGAAGAAAGGTGATGAAGGGAGAAGGAATTACCAGGTGGCAGAGATCTTCAAGCGAACTTGCTTCCAGCGCCTACCCGAGGATGGAGACAAGCTTCACCCTTTAACCATTTTAGGACATGAGTAAGTATACCTTCAATAGAATATTGAAAGTGGAAAATTAATAACCTCATCTGTTTCAGTTTATCCAGAGATGGAATTTGATTATATGTTTAATAGGATTATTCTTTTGTAGAGCAGTAGGATATTCTGGTTTGGAGATCTCAACTACAGATTATACCTAGAAGACAACCTAGCAAGGCAGCTAATAAAAGAGCAAGACTGGAGATCACTGCAGCAGTTTGATCAGTTGAGGAGGGAGTTAGAACGTGGTGGCGTATTCCAAGGTTGGAGAGAGGGAAACATAGAGTTTGCTCCCACTTACAAGTACTCTTCCTACAATTGCAACAGGTATTCGGGTGGACTTCCAAGTAGAGCAGGAGAAAAGCAAAGAACTCCAGCATGGTAAACTTATATCACATCAATTCTTGATAGATGATAACTGCAGTCTTGTAGAAAATTACCAGTTCATAGAAACaacttaatatacatatatttctaaattcCTAAAAGGCAGTGTGGTTGCTAAATGCAGGTGTGACAGGATTCTGTGGTATGGTAAAGGAGTGAAGCAACTTTCCTATTTCCGCAGTGAAATTAAGTTTTCCGACCATCGGCCTGTATCAGCTCTTTTCTCTACTCAGATCATGAAATCGGCAAACACAAACACAAGGTCCCCTGTAGTCTCAGTCCCCACAACCTTCCCAGCCAAAACTCCCAGCACAATTGTTAAGTCTCCTAATCCAACCATTTCCATGCACccaaaaaatataaacttgCTTACAAATCCTAATTCAAAAGAAGAAATCTGTCCTTAACTTTTGTGTTGCTACAGGTAAATGAAATGGACAGTGAAGAGGCAGCAACACCCACATTGCTCTCTTTAATTGAGAAGGACGTGAAAGCTTCGAAAGCAAGTAGACAGACTACTACTATTTGATTCACTATGATgcagtgattttttttatttctttttttttggatgtGTTTATACTGAAAAGCCTCATTTACACCCAGACCACTCcacaaaacacaaactaaagTCAGAGCACGTGGTTGGGGAAAAATAGCAAAAACTATGTGCAGTTTTGAAAGAAATCTCTAGATATTGTCTGATGTCAAAGTTTAGATAGGAAACATAACTGATACTTTTTTACAGTTGATATATTCATTATGTGGGGAGCCACCTCAATCAAAGCATTCATATCAAAACTCAGTTCAGATACACGCCAAGAATACTGATCATCAACAGTGCAATTTACATTATTCCACATGATTTTAGGTGCCTATGCCCCAACGCATGTGATTTGACTCTTTGCAATTGCATAACTGGAGTATAAGTTTGTGAAGTTTCAAAGTACTTACAAGATGTTATGTTTCCCCACTAGGCTGAATAATTGCACCAAGTTCCGCTGAATTATCTTCATTACATTGTGGGCATAAAAATCTCTTTTGTAGCTCATCACCAAAAGCAGCACACTTTTCTTCCAGTTCTGAAGTCTGCTTGTTTCCGGTCAAGGAAGAACAAGGGTAAATGGATAAAGGTGTCCTATCCTTGTGCAAAATTACCCAGAAGATTATAATTACGATGAGTTAAAATATTAGAGTAATCAGTAACTAATAACAGGCTATGTAATTTTTCAAGATAGAAGGAACTAAATCTTTCTTACGAGTGTTGACTTAACCATGTTTCAGGTAGAGCAACAAGCCAGAAGATTGGACTACAGTGTAAAAAAGTGCTTGGATAAGACAGGCTATGTACAGTTTGATACACCTTAGGAATCCATTTATTAAACTAAAATGGCAGCAAAAACATATATACACTATCTTAAACAAAATACCAGTGACATAAAATCACAAACTATAAATTATGCATCAATTTTTGTGTGGTATTTCTAGAAGCGAAGAGATTAATCTTTGTTTCCTCTGTAAGAATTTCCAAACTTGACTACATTAAACCTGAGTTGGTTGAATCTAACCCCATTAATTGAATCTGTTAATGTGTTAAAAGGCTTTGATTAACGCAGGATATAGGCCACAGGGTCTGGTTCCGTTTTCTGATTCGGTGATCACCAACCATGTCAATAAACAACAGACAAAACTTAAAGGATATTTGCTCAACTCCTGCAGCTCCATGCTTTCTTTTATAACTGACTCCAGAAGCATTGCTTTTCTTTTCAAATTACTAAGCTCTTCTTGGAGCTGCACAAACACCATTATTTTGTTCAGAGGGATATCTCTCAATTTCTAATTAGGCATCAGATTGGTGATATCAAAAGCTCTACCATGCTGCACATCTCTTTTTCAGCTTTGTACTGTTGTTCCTCCTGGTCACTATGCAACACCATTTGCGCAAGTTCATTCTTAAGAGCCAATCTGGCTTGTTCGCCATCTTGCTTGTGTGTGATTAATGGTCCTGCTTCTGAGTGATACCATAATTACATAATACCACTAAAACGATGATGATAAACAAGTGTTTAAAGCTCTGAAAATAGGAATCAACTAGACTATTACTGAAGCTATCAATATCCAGGAGTCATCAACATCCATTCATCAATTACTAACTTTAGTAAACTTGATTTAATATTCTTCTAAACTTTTTATTCAACAAATCATATATAATGGAATTTGACTTATATACATAATTGCAAATAATTTCCAGTATATATATGACACATACCTCCGGTAGGAGTAGCCTGAGCAGATTTATCCACATAAGAAGAGGAAACTATAAACTCTTGAAATTTCCTACGACACATATTAGAAGTAGCAATAAGTGCAAGAATAGCCTACAGTGGATCAAGGGTAGAAACCAGAAACAAGGTTTCCTGCTCCTCATTTTGATAATATGTAACACCAACCGATTGATTTGTGTCCTAATAGCATGTTACATGACATGCATTACAGAATAAAACTGGCCACGAGAAGCAAAATCCCACACTATCATCCATTTGAAGATGAAAAGTAAATCAATGGGTGCAGATACCTAGTCGTTTAAAAATCATTCATGAAAgaaattaattcaaaatatggaTTAACGAAGTGACATAGGGAACCTTATCTCTGCATTTAGCTCAAGCATTCTTGCAATAAAACCATCCCTGTCAAAAGAAGAGGTACATGTTCAACAGTA carries:
- the LOC121791712 gene encoding uncharacterized protein LOC121791712, encoding MSPFLYKPPPSSPLSFFNMTHQAMSKCEKMAAGDEAEDRVRAVSFAAGTAAFMACIERAFMVSVFMHWRVWAFLALNLLLLAILFTSKSQNTESSQIQSKNGGDEAEIKRSKKARHRQRKQLLPTSGGAAEECVVVATEEAPRAEGEVEVENGENEIEGKLDEYDELSEEELKQRVENFIAMFRQHLICDAKGAQIVGCANAIASRVY
- the LOC121791708 gene encoding type I inositol polyphosphate 5-phosphatase 4-like, translated to MERKRRSWKSKRFRRWFLRKQKKTDQFRLDEFSDGGEDEEDSTDNSAVYSTETDPCAANDELRVFVGTWNVAGRSPVGSLVVHLDEWLNIRNDAVDIYVLGLQEIVPLKAATVIGAEDPTEATNWNQLIGDTLNNKYGGSCPWLQPMVHPINTSDDVPPISNRDSPQTTPFPAKDSDRYRLMANKKMVGVFISVWMRRELLKRYDVSGVKVCSVACGIMGFMGNKGSVSVSMSIGGASFCFIAAHLASGEKKGDEGRRNYQVAEIFKRTCFQRLPEDGDKLHPLTILGHDRIFWFGDLNYRLYLEDNLARQLIKEQDWRSLQQFDQLRRELERGGVFQGWREGNIEFAPTYKYSSYNCNRYSGGLPSRAGEKQRTPAWCDRILWYGKGVKQLSYFRSEIKFSDHRPVSALFSTQIMKSANTNTRSPVVSVPTTFPAKTPSTIVNEMDSEEAATPTLLSLIEKDVKASKASRQTTTI
- the LOC121791710 gene encoding protein NETWORKED 1D-like isoform X1 — translated: MAGSDSQKPLLTLIRDFTSEKSQGERRIVNQKKRIEELRSELDAANAELVEAKRDRENTDRELKGHEVELSMNEASLQALEARNALINSDVSALGGKLAELKSEENSLRDGFIARMLELNAEIRKFQEFIVSSSYVDKSAQATPTGEAGPLITHKQDGEQARLALKNELAQMVLHSDQEEQQYKAEKEMCSMLQEELSNLKRKAMLLESVIKESMELQELSKQTSELEEKCAAFGDELQKRFLCPQCNEDNSAELGAIIQPSGET
- the LOC121791710 gene encoding uncharacterized protein LOC121791710 isoform X2, producing MAGSDSQKPLLTLIRDFTSEKSQGERRIVNQKKRIEELRSELDAANAELVEAKRDRENTDRELKGHEVELSMNEASLQALEARNALINSDVSALGGKLAELKSEENSLRDGFIARMLELNAEIRKFQEFIVSSSYVDKSAQATPTGAGPLITHKQDGEQARLALKNELAQMVLHSDQEEQQYKAEKEMCSMLQEELSNLKRKAMLLESVIKESMELQELSKQTSELEEKCAAFGDELQKRFLCPQCNEDNSAELGAIIQPSGET
- the LOC121791710 gene encoding uncharacterized protein LOC121791710 isoform X3 — protein: MAGSDSQKPLLTLIRDFTSEKSQGERRIVNQKKRIEELRSELDAANAELVEAKRDRENTDRELKGHEVELSMNEASLQALEARNALINSDVSALGGKLAELKSEENSLRDGFIARMLELNAEIRKFQEFIVSSSYVDKSAQATPTGGPLITHKQDGEQARLALKNELAQMVLHSDQEEQQYKAEKEMCSMLQEELSNLKRKAMLLESVIKESMELQELSKQTSELEEKCAAFGDELQKRFLCPQCNEDNSAELGAIIQPSGET